One window of the Clupea harengus chromosome 20, Ch_v2.0.2, whole genome shotgun sequence genome contains the following:
- the nocta gene encoding nocturnin, translating to MNPVRRCSALLHRDFTSLCLSSLGSAQKTTETPKRVPSPSSRHCHQLSGGEVLTCQPQVKPSGASSVSVNTRIAGPMGSGSSRSRLFGTLAQTLSSPSIPLELPALEAAECACEPADPDLLLRECEEALRNRPARWRRRFMRPHTQAQAHLDQQPIRVMQWNILAQALGEGKDGFVRCPPEALNWAERKYLILEEILTYQPDILCLQEVDHYYDTFQPVLASLGYQGSFCPKPWSPCLDVVNNNGPDGCALFFRRDRFEMLSTSHLRLSAMMLKTNQVAVVSTLRCRETGRRFCVAVTHLKARSGWESLRSAQGRSLLQSLGNITMETDPRDAVARGGEADRRRVGNGLVVQEEGVADEAGVPLIVCGDFNAEPWEDVYKRFASSPLGLDSAYKRLSADGRTEPPYTSWKIRRSSGESCHTLDYIWYSHRRFQVDAVLELPGEEQIGPDRLPSYHYPSDHLSLVCDFSFSEPPQTHRLL from the exons ATGAATCCGGTCCGGCGATGTTCGGCACTACTTCATAGAGACTTTACATCACTGTGCCTCTCGTCGCTGGGGTCAGCTCAGAAAACAACAGAGACCCCAAAGAGAGTCCCCTCGCCTTCCTCTCGGCATTGCCACCAATTGTCCGGCGGAGAAGTCCTAACCTGTCAACCGCAGGTGAAGCCAAGCGGGGCATCGTCTGTCTCAGTCAACACAAGAATAG CGGGTCCGATGGGCAGCGGCAGCAGCCGTAGCCGTCTGTTCGGGACTCTGGCCCAGACGCTGAGCAGTCCCAGCATCCCATTGGAGCTGCCAGCCCTGGAGGCGGCGGAGTGCGCGTGCGAACCCGCCGACCCCGACCTGCTGCTGCGCGAGTGCGAGGAGGCGTTGCGTAACCGACCCGCACGCTGGCGCCGCCGCTTCATGCGCCCGCACACCCAGGCACAGGCGCACCTCGACCAGCAGCCCATCCGCGTCATGCAGTGGAACATCCTGGCTCAAG CGCTGGGTGAGGGGAAGGATGGCTTTGTGCGCTGCCCCCCGGAGGCTCTGAACTGGGCCGAGAGGAAGTACCTGATCCTGGAGGAGATCCTCACCTACCAGCCCGACATCCTGTGCCTGCAGGAGGTGGACCACTACTACGACACCTTCCAGCCCGTGCTCGCCAGCCTGGGCTACCAAGGCAGCTTTTGCCCCAAGCCCTGGTCGCCGTGCCTGGACGTGGTGAACAACAACGGGCCCGACGGCTGCGCTCTCTTCTTCCGGCGCGACCGCTTCGAGATGCTGTCCACCAGCCACCTGCGGCTGTCGGCCATGATGCTCAAGACCAACCAGGTTGCCGTGGTTTCCACGCTGCGTTGCCGGGAGACGGGCCGGCGGTTCTGCGTGGCTGTGACGCACCTGAAAGCGCGCAGCGGCTGGGAGAGCCTCCGTAGCGCGCAGGGCAGGAGCCTGCTTCAGAGCCTGGGCAACATCACGATGGAAACGGACCCCCGGGATGCAGTCGCCAGGGGAGGCGAGGCGGACCGGCGCAGAGTCGGCAATGGCCTGGTGGTGCAGGAGGAAGGCGTGGCGGACGAGGCCGGCGTGCCGCTGATTGTCTGCGGCGACTTCAACGCCGAGCCATGGGAGGACGTGTACAAGCGCTTTGCCTCGTCGCCACTGGGGCTGGACAGCGCCTACAAGCGGCTGAGCGCGGACGGACGCACCGAGCCGCCCTACACCAGCTGGAAGATCCGGCGCTCCAGCGGCGAGAGCTGCCACACGCTGGACTACATCTGGTACTCGCACCGGCGCTTCCAAGTCGACGCCGTGCTCGAGCTGCCTGGCGAGGAGCAGATCGGCCCCGACCGCCTGCCCTCCTACCACTACCCTTCGGACCACCTGTCGCTCGTCTGCGACTTCAGCTTCTCCGAGCCcccgcagacacacaggcttCTTTAG
- the elf2a gene encoding ETS-related transcription factor Elf-2a isoform X1, with product MTSVVVVDGGGAILEYVSDAEVVSQEVALDSEESMCEIKKEEEMREEECPAVVVEQVQCAELEQCYAAQVVVYDDETYLMQGVAEEQEVETEVLEISSVEASAHGGGGYVSFDKTIEAAEALLHMDSPSSFVEDRSPVPDMLGEMEVEVEVSTENTEPMEPLEEELTLERDIQRGKKGRKRKATPQAEREGSPDLTFKKKPRVGKNSTYLWEFLLDLLQDRNTCPKYIKWTQREKGIFKLVDSKAVSKLWGKYKNKPDMNYETMGRALRYYYQRGILSKVEGQRLVYQFNDMPKNIVFIDDDKIDAPTIPQAACERVTPVTVTTTMPSSPSILRGGRLGAQVKVQSPTAAPVPTKPAQMLRIVNVSSGSESFVTLQGGCPVTSASGPRTLQVPMMMTTSLGQKFSTISAMSQPGSQLLTTTSPTSAHQTHQKVLIQALPTMVPATGENGQKITVQLAKLITIPASQYAQLSQSKGAGGGFSLMGTPLTLRNITPFSMPTTAVPAPSTTQVLRFVTQQPAIAAPAPAPAPAPAPTPATTMVVAATDSATQTAAMSECDVTIVKVETQEDTSTQVVTDASAPSDS from the exons GAGGTGGCGCTGGATTCAGAGGAGAGCATGTGTGAGataaagaaggaagaagagatgagggaggaagagtgccCAGCCGTGGTGGTTGAACAGGTGCAGTGTGCCGAGCTGGAGCAGTGCTACGCTGCACAGGTGGTCGTTTACGACGACGAGACCTACCTGATGCAGGGCGTGGCTGAAGAGCAGGAGGTGGAGACTGAAGTCCTGGAGATTTCCTCAG tggaggCATCAGCTCATGGAGGAGGTGGCTATGTGTCTTTTGATAAGACGATTGAAGCCGCAGAGGCCTTGCTACACATGGACTCACCATCCAGCTTTGTGGAGGACCGTAGTCCTG TGCCAGACATgctgggagagatggaggtggaagTGGAGGTGAGCACTGAGAACACGGAGCCCATGGAGCCCCTGGAGGAGGAGCTCACGCTGGAGAGAGACATCCAGAGGGGCAAGAAAG GCAGGAAGCGCAAAGCCACACCGCAGGCTGAGCGGGAGGGGTCCCCTGACCTAACCTTCAAGAAGAAGCCCAGGGTGGGcaaaa ACAGTACCTATCTGTGGGAGTTTCTGCTCGACCTTCTGCAGGACAGGAACACCTGTCCCAAATACATCAAGTGGACCCAGCGGGAGAAGGGCATCTTTAAGCTGGTGGACTCCAAGGCTGTATCCAAACTCTGGGGCAAATACAAGAATAAGCCCGACATGAACTATGAGACCATGGGCCGAGCCCTCAG aTATTATTACCAGCGTGGCATCCTGTCGAAAGTGGAGGGACAGCGGTTGGTGTACCAGTTTAACGACATGCCCAAGAACATCGTGTTCATCGACGATGACAAAATCGACGCTCCGACCATCCCCCAGGCAGCGTGCGAGCGAGTGACCCCTGTGACCGTGACCACCACCATGCCATCATCACCCAGCATCCTCCGGGGCGGACGTCTAGGGGCTCAGGTCAAAGTTCAATCCCCCACCGCGGCCCCTGTACCCACCAAACCTGCCCAGATGCTGCGCATCGTCAACGTCTCGTCCGGGTCCGAGTCCTTCGTCACCTTGCAGGGGGGTTGTCCTGTTACTTCAGCATCAGGCCCCAG GACCCTGCAGGTCCCCATGATGATGACCACGTCACTGGGCCAGAAGTTCTCTACGATATCAGCCATGAGCCAGCCCGGCTCGCAGCTgctcaccaccacctccccgACCTCGGCCCACCAGACGCACCAGAAGGTGTTGATACAGGCGCTCCCCACCATGGTCCCGGCCACGGGTGAGAACGGCCAGAAGATCACGGTGCAGCTGGCCAAGCTCATCACCATCCCTGCCTCACAGTATGCCCAGCTATCGCAGTCCAAAGGCGCCGGCGGAGGCTTCAGTCTGATGGGGACGCCGCTCACCCTCCGCAATATCACCCCCTTCTCCATGCCAACCACAGCTGTGCCTGCTCCCTCCACCACGCAGGTGCTGAGGTTCGTCACCCAGCAACCTGCCATTGcagctcctgcccctgcccctgcccccgccCCTGCCCCTACCCCTGCTACCACCATGGTTGTTGCGGCAACGGACAGTGCCACGCAGACGGCAGCAATGTCGGAGTGTGACGTCACTATCGTCAAGGTGGAGACTCAGGAGGACACCTCCACACAGGTGGTCACAGACGCATCGGCGCCCTCTGATAGCTGA
- the elf2a gene encoding ETS-related transcription factor Elf-2a isoform X2, which yields MATSLHDEPANQLDLLIKAVEASAHGGGGYVSFDKTIEAAEALLHMDSPSSFVEDRSPVPDMLGEMEVEVEVSTENTEPMEPLEEELTLERDIQRGKKGRKRKATPQAEREGSPDLTFKKKPRVGKNSTYLWEFLLDLLQDRNTCPKYIKWTQREKGIFKLVDSKAVSKLWGKYKNKPDMNYETMGRALRYYYQRGILSKVEGQRLVYQFNDMPKNIVFIDDDKIDAPTIPQAACERVTPVTVTTTMPSSPSILRGGRLGAQVKVQSPTAAPVPTKPAQMLRIVNVSSGSESFVTLQGGCPVTSASGPRTLQVPMMMTTSLGQKFSTISAMSQPGSQLLTTTSPTSAHQTHQKVLIQALPTMVPATGENGQKITVQLAKLITIPASQYAQLSQSKGAGGGFSLMGTPLTLRNITPFSMPTTAVPAPSTTQVLRFVTQQPAIAAPAPAPAPAPAPTPATTMVVAATDSATQTAAMSECDVTIVKVETQEDTSTQVVTDASAPSDS from the exons ATGGCGACTTCTCTGCACGATGAACCCGCTAATCAGCTCGATTTGCTCATCAAAGCTG tggaggCATCAGCTCATGGAGGAGGTGGCTATGTGTCTTTTGATAAGACGATTGAAGCCGCAGAGGCCTTGCTACACATGGACTCACCATCCAGCTTTGTGGAGGACCGTAGTCCTG TGCCAGACATgctgggagagatggaggtggaagTGGAGGTGAGCACTGAGAACACGGAGCCCATGGAGCCCCTGGAGGAGGAGCTCACGCTGGAGAGAGACATCCAGAGGGGCAAGAAAG GCAGGAAGCGCAAAGCCACACCGCAGGCTGAGCGGGAGGGGTCCCCTGACCTAACCTTCAAGAAGAAGCCCAGGGTGGGcaaaa ACAGTACCTATCTGTGGGAGTTTCTGCTCGACCTTCTGCAGGACAGGAACACCTGTCCCAAATACATCAAGTGGACCCAGCGGGAGAAGGGCATCTTTAAGCTGGTGGACTCCAAGGCTGTATCCAAACTCTGGGGCAAATACAAGAATAAGCCCGACATGAACTATGAGACCATGGGCCGAGCCCTCAG aTATTATTACCAGCGTGGCATCCTGTCGAAAGTGGAGGGACAGCGGTTGGTGTACCAGTTTAACGACATGCCCAAGAACATCGTGTTCATCGACGATGACAAAATCGACGCTCCGACCATCCCCCAGGCAGCGTGCGAGCGAGTGACCCCTGTGACCGTGACCACCACCATGCCATCATCACCCAGCATCCTCCGGGGCGGACGTCTAGGGGCTCAGGTCAAAGTTCAATCCCCCACCGCGGCCCCTGTACCCACCAAACCTGCCCAGATGCTGCGCATCGTCAACGTCTCGTCCGGGTCCGAGTCCTTCGTCACCTTGCAGGGGGGTTGTCCTGTTACTTCAGCATCAGGCCCCAG GACCCTGCAGGTCCCCATGATGATGACCACGTCACTGGGCCAGAAGTTCTCTACGATATCAGCCATGAGCCAGCCCGGCTCGCAGCTgctcaccaccacctccccgACCTCGGCCCACCAGACGCACCAGAAGGTGTTGATACAGGCGCTCCCCACCATGGTCCCGGCCACGGGTGAGAACGGCCAGAAGATCACGGTGCAGCTGGCCAAGCTCATCACCATCCCTGCCTCACAGTATGCCCAGCTATCGCAGTCCAAAGGCGCCGGCGGAGGCTTCAGTCTGATGGGGACGCCGCTCACCCTCCGCAATATCACCCCCTTCTCCATGCCAACCACAGCTGTGCCTGCTCCCTCCACCACGCAGGTGCTGAGGTTCGTCACCCAGCAACCTGCCATTGcagctcctgcccctgcccctgcccccgccCCTGCCCCTACCCCTGCTACCACCATGGTTGTTGCGGCAACGGACAGTGCCACGCAGACGGCAGCAATGTCGGAGTGTGACGTCACTATCGTCAAGGTGGAGACTCAGGAGGACACCTCCACACAGGTGGTCACAGACGCATCGGCGCCCTCTGATAGCTGA